A section of the Lepidochelys kempii isolate rLepKem1 chromosome 4, rLepKem1.hap2, whole genome shotgun sequence genome encodes:
- the FGF5 gene encoding fibroblast growth factor 5 isoform X3 has protein sequence MSLSFCCLLSLSRLILSSALAPLPPGAQLGQAARAGGASSALSPSSSSSPSLGAKGSGPERSSFQWSPSGRRTGSLYCRVGIGFHLQIHPDGKVNGSHEANLLSQIYRRLQVQGEVSRKQL, from the exons ATGAGCCTGTCCTTctgctgcctcctctccctcagccGCCTGATCCTCAGCAGCGCCCTGGCGCCGCTGCCCCCCGGAGCGCAACTCGGGCAGGCGGCCCGTGCCGGCGGCGCCTCCTCCGctttatcaccttcctcttcttcctccccctccttggGAGCCAAAGGAAGCGGGCCGGAGAGAAGCAGCTTCCAGTGGAGCCCATCCGGGCGCAGGACGGGCAGCCTCTATTGCCGGGTGGGCATTGGCTTCCATCTGCAGATCCACCCGGACGGCAAAGTCAACGGCTCCCATGAAGCCAATCTCTTAA GCCAAATTTACAGAAGACTGCAAGTTCAGGGAGAGGTTTCAAGAAAACAGCTATAA
- the FGF5 gene encoding fibroblast growth factor 5 isoform X1, whose translation MSLSFCCLLSLSRLILSSALAPLPPGAQLGQAARAGGASSALSPSSSSSPSLGAKGSGPERSSFQWSPSGRRTGSLYCRVGIGFHLQIHPDGKVNGSHEANLLSILEIFAVSQGIVGIRGVFSNKFLAMSKKGKLHASAKFTEDCKFRERFQENSYNTYASAVYRTERTGRECSGLYKDFLTAQHSAGDKKGNSFPVDALLSPVGWGNEIEHTLSLTAELYPPDTEWHKGPLESSRSNSGGILSPQHSEHTPPTSRGNLELCKCMLDLEILER comes from the exons ATGAGCCTGTCCTTctgctgcctcctctccctcagccGCCTGATCCTCAGCAGCGCCCTGGCGCCGCTGCCCCCCGGAGCGCAACTCGGGCAGGCGGCCCGTGCCGGCGGCGCCTCCTCCGctttatcaccttcctcttcttcctccccctccttggGAGCCAAAGGAAGCGGGCCGGAGAGAAGCAGCTTCCAGTGGAGCCCATCCGGGCGCAGGACGGGCAGCCTCTATTGCCGGGTGGGCATTGGCTTCCATCTGCAGATCCACCCGGACGGCAAAGTCAACGGCTCCCATGAAGCCAATCTCTTAA gtattttggaaatatttgctgTGTCTCAGGGGATTGTAGGAATACGAGGAGTTTTCAGCAACAAATTTTTAGCGATGTCAAAAAAAGGAAAACTCCATGCAAGT GCCAAATTTACAGAAGACTGCAAGTTCAGGGAGAGGTTTCAAGAAAACAGCTATAACACATATGCCTCGGCAGTTTACAGGACCGAAAGGACTGGGAGAGAATG CTCTGGCCTGTACAAGGACTTTCTCACTGCCCAACACAGTGCTGGAGACAAAAAAGGAAACTCTTTCCCGGTGGATGCCCTACTAAGTCCAGTTGGCTGGGGTAATGAGATTGAACACACTCTGTCCCTGACTGCTGAGCTTTATCCTCCAGACACAGAATG GCACAAAGGACCCCTAGAGAGCAGCAGAAGCAACTCTGGGGGAATTCTGTCTCCACAACATTCTGAACACACGCCACCTACGTCAAGGGGCAACCTTGAGCTCTGCAAATGTATGCTGGACCTAGAGATCCTAGAGCgatga
- the FGF5 gene encoding fibroblast growth factor 5 isoform X2 yields MSLSFCCLLSLSRLILSSALAPLPPGAQLGQAARAGGASSALSPSSSSSPSLGAKGSGPERSSFQWSPSGRRTGSLYCRVGIGFHLQIHPDGKVNGSHEANLLSILEIFAVSQGIVGIRGVFSNKFLAMSKKGKLHASAKFTEDCKFRERFQENSYNTYASAVYRTERTGRECSGLYKDFLTAQHSAGDKKGNSFPVDALLSPVGWGNEIEHTLSLTAELYPPDTEWTKP; encoded by the exons ATGAGCCTGTCCTTctgctgcctcctctccctcagccGCCTGATCCTCAGCAGCGCCCTGGCGCCGCTGCCCCCCGGAGCGCAACTCGGGCAGGCGGCCCGTGCCGGCGGCGCCTCCTCCGctttatcaccttcctcttcttcctccccctccttggGAGCCAAAGGAAGCGGGCCGGAGAGAAGCAGCTTCCAGTGGAGCCCATCCGGGCGCAGGACGGGCAGCCTCTATTGCCGGGTGGGCATTGGCTTCCATCTGCAGATCCACCCGGACGGCAAAGTCAACGGCTCCCATGAAGCCAATCTCTTAA gtattttggaaatatttgctgTGTCTCAGGGGATTGTAGGAATACGAGGAGTTTTCAGCAACAAATTTTTAGCGATGTCAAAAAAAGGAAAACTCCATGCAAGT GCCAAATTTACAGAAGACTGCAAGTTCAGGGAGAGGTTTCAAGAAAACAGCTATAACACATATGCCTCGGCAGTTTACAGGACCGAAAGGACTGGGAGAGAATG CTCTGGCCTGTACAAGGACTTTCTCACTGCCCAACACAGTGCTGGAGACAAAAAAGGAAACTCTTTCCCGGTGGATGCCCTACTAAGTCCAGTTGGCTGGGGTAATGAGATTGAACACACTCTGTCCCTGACTGCTGAGCTTTATCCTCCAGACACAGAATG GACAAAGCCCTAG
- the FGF5 gene encoding fibroblast growth factor 5 isoform X4, producing the protein MSLSFCCLLSLSRLILSSALAPLPPGAQLGQAARAGGASSALSPSSSSSPSLGAKGSGPERSSFQWSPSGRRTGSLYCRVGIGFHLQIHPDGKVNGSHEANLLNEPQSKHQI; encoded by the exons ATGAGCCTGTCCTTctgctgcctcctctccctcagccGCCTGATCCTCAGCAGCGCCCTGGCGCCGCTGCCCCCCGGAGCGCAACTCGGGCAGGCGGCCCGTGCCGGCGGCGCCTCCTCCGctttatcaccttcctcttcttcctccccctccttggGAGCCAAAGGAAGCGGGCCGGAGAGAAGCAGCTTCCAGTGGAGCCCATCCGGGCGCAGGACGGGCAGCCTCTATTGCCGGGTGGGCATTGGCTTCCATCTGCAGATCCACCCGGACGGCAAAGTCAACGGCTCCCATGAAGCCAATCTCTTAA ATGAACCACAATCAAAACACCAGATCTGA